From the genome of Pseudoxanthomonas sp.:
GAAGATGGAACGGCTGGAAGTGCTGGCCGCCTACACCATCACCGCCGATGGCCAGCGTCATGACGTGGCGCCGGACCGCATCTACACCCAGGAGAGCTATTCCAGTGCCTCGGCGGCGATGTACGCCGACCGCAAGGTCAAGGTCATCGTGTTCCCGAACCTGGCGCCGGGCACGCGCGTGGTCTACCGCTACCGCACGCACCAGGTGCAGCCGTACTTCGCCGGCTATTTCAACCTGTGGGAAACCTTCCCGTTGATGCAGCAGTACGACCAGGCCAGGGTCACCCTGACCGCGCCGGCGTCCATACCGATGCATCTGGAAGCTACGGGCATGCAGGGCGGCAAGCGCAGGGTCGAGGGCGGCAATGCGCACTGGGAGTGGAGCTACAGCAACCGCACGCCGATGGACCCGCAGGCCTGGAGCGTGTCGGCCTGGGAGTTCAGTCCCGGGATCATGGCCAGCACCTTCGACAGCTACGGCCAGCTGGGTCGCGCGTATCAGCGGGCGGCGGGTGAGGCGGCGAAGGTCACGCCGGAAATCCAGCGGCAGGCCGATGCGATCACTGCGGGCATCGACGACCGTCGCGCGCAGGCACAGGCGATCTACGAATGGGTCGCGGCCAACATCCGCTACGTGGCGGTCTACCTGGGCAACGGCGGGCTTGAACCGAATCCGGCCGCGTCGATCCTGGCCAACCACTACGGCGACTGCAAGGACCACACCGTGATCCTGGAGGCCTTGCTGGCGGCAAAAGGCATTGCCAGTTCGCCAGTGCTGATCGGTGCCGGCGGCGGGCCGACCCTGCCCAAGGGCGTGGTCCTGGGGCGCTTCAACCACGCGATCACCTGGGTGCCGGAGTTCAGCCTGTATCTGGACTCGACCAGCCCGTATGCGCGCTTCGGCCAGCTGCCTGCGTCGGACCTGGGCGCACCGGTGGTGCACACGGCCGATGGCGTGGTGGCGCGCACGCCAGCGAACGACCCATCGCGCAGCGCCTATCGCGCGACCAGCACTTTCGATTTCGATGCCAAGGGCAATGTCAGCGGGCAGACGACGATCGACAGCGGCGCCAGTGGCGAGATCGGCCTGCGCGGAACCTTCTCGCAGCTGACCACGCAGAACCGCCAGCGCATCGAGGACTCGATCATGGCGTCGTCGGGCTTGAACGGGCAGGGCCGCCTGCGCCTGCAGGGCCAGGCCGAGGACCTGGACCACCCATTCGGCTACGGCTTCGATTTCAGCGCGCAGGACGACGTGGATTTCAGTAGCGTCGGTGGCATGACCCTACCGGACATGCCGGGTGCCGATTCCATGCGTGAGCTGTATTCGAAAGCCGTGGCCGAAACCAACCTGACCCCGTTCCAGTGCAACCAGACCCTGCGCGAGGAAACCTATGTGCTGCGTTTCCCGACCAGTGTGCCGGTGATCGCAATCCCACGCGATGCGCATTTCGAGAACACGGCGGGCCGCTACGACGTGACCTGGGCGCGCGACGGCCAGCAGATCACTGCCACCCACCGGCTCACGCTCAATGCCATCCATGGCGCCGACCAGCTCTGCCAACCGGCCGATTACCCGGCGTTCCGCGCGCTGTACCAGGATGTGCGACGCGGCTTCCGCGGCCAGATCCTGTACGGCGATCTGTCCACGGTGCAGACCGCGCGCTGAGCGATGCGCGCATGGCTGAATGGCGGCCACGGGCAGCCATGCGTCGTGGCATGCGGATTCAGACTGGACGCGTCAAACTTGGCACATCGAAACAACAGGGGTTTCCCATGATCCGCATGCTGCGATTGGCCGTCCTGGGCACGGCGCTGCTGGCCGGCACCGCCTTGGCCGGTGCACGCGACGAGCTGACGACTTTCACCACGGGCTTGAAAGGGCTCGATGGCCAGTTCGCGCAGAAGACCTTCAACGGCAACGGCAGCCTGAAGGAACGCTCCAGCGGCCGGGTTGCGCTGTCCACGCCGGACCTGTTCCGCTGGGAGTACGCAAAGCCCTACGAGCAGCTGATCGTCGCCGATGGCAAGAAGGTGTGGCTGTATGAGCCCGACCTGCAGCAGGTCACCGTGCGCGGCCAGGGCAACGAGGCCGAGTCCAGTCCGCTGGCGGCGCTGCTCAAGCCGAAGGAGCTGGACGCAAAGTTCGACGTGTCCGAAGGTCCGGCCGAGCAGGGCCTGCAGTGGATGACCCTGACGCCCAAGCGCGATGACTCGGCGACCGGTTTCCAGATCGCCAAGCTGGGCTTTTCCAACGGCCAGCTGATGCGCATGGACGTGACCGATGCAGTCGGCCAGCGCACCGAAGTGGACTTCACCAACTGGAAGCGCAACCCATCCTTCGCCACCGGCACCTTCAGCTACAAGCCTGCCGCCGGCGTGGACGTGGTCGGCGACGGCAACTGACCCGTACCGGGCAAGCGGCCACGCCGCGATAGAATAGGGCCGTGGCCAGAGCCAAGACCTTTCCCAGCGATACGCCAGACCTGCTGAGCGTCGACCGCAGCGCGATGCAGCCGCTGGCCGAGCGCATGCGTCCGCGCACCCTGGACGAAATGGTTGGCCAGCGCCGGCTGCTGGCGCCGGGCACCGCGCTGCGCCGCGCGGTCGAATCCGGCCATGTGCATTCGATGATCCTGTGGGGCCCGCCGGGCTGCGGCAAGACCACCCTGGCGCTGTTGTTGGCGCGTTATGCCGATGCTGAGTTCAAGGCGATCTCTGCGGTCCTGTCCGGGCTTCCGGAAGTGCGCCAGGTGCTGGCCGAGGCCGCGCATCGGTTCGCCGAAGGCCGGCGCACGGTGTTGTTCGTCGACGAGGTCCACCGCTTCAACAAGGGCCAGCAGGATGCGTTCCTGCCGCATATCGAGCGCGGTACGATCCTGTTCGTCGGCGCCACCACCGAGAACCCTTCGTTCGAGTTGAATTCCGCGCTGCTGTCGCGCTGCCGCGTGCATGTGATGGAAGCGGTGTCCGCGACCGACATTGCCCAGGCGCTGCGACATGCACTGGATGATGGCGAGCGTGGCCTGGCGGGGCAGGCGTTGAGCGTGTCCGATGCCGCGCTGGCGCAGATTGCCGGTGCCGCCGATGGCGACGTTCGCCGTGCACTGACCCTGCTGGAGATCGCCGCCGAACTGGCTGCAGACGAAGCCGGTGAGATCACCGAAGCGACGCTGGTGCAGGTGCTGGCCGACCGCACGCGTCGCTTCGACAAGGGCGGCGAGCAGTTCTACGACCAGATCTCGGCGCTGCATAAATCCGTGCGCAGCTCCAATCCCGATTCTGCGCTGTACTGGCTGACCCGCATGCTCGATGGCGGCTGCGACCGCGCTTATCTGGCGCGCCGGTTGACGCGCATGGCGGTCGAGGACATCGGCCTGGCCGACCCGCGCGCGCAGCAGATGGCGCTGGAAGCCTGGGACATCTACGAGCGCCTGGGCAGCCCCGAAGGCGAACTCGCCCTGGCCCAGTTGGTGCTGTATCTGGCGTCCACCGCCAAATCCAACGCGGGCTACGCCGCCTTCAATCTGGCCAAGCGCGAAGTGGCCGAGACCGGCACGCAGGAGGTCCCGATGCACCTGCGCAACGCGCCGACCAAGCTGATGAAGGGCCTGGGCTACGGCGACGGTTACCAGTACGACCACGATGCCGAAGGTGGCATCGCGCTGGACCAGACCGGCTTTCCCGATGCGATGGGCGAGCGGATCTATTACGAACCGGTCGAGCGTGGCCTGGAAATCAAACTCAAGCAGAAGCTCGATGCCCTGCGTGCCGCCCGTGCGCAAGCGCGGGCCGGGAAAGGAAAAGCATGAACCCTGCGATCTGGTGGCAGCAGCTGGCGCTGGTCATGACCGGCGGCGCGCTCGGCGCCGGCCTGCGCTTCTGGATCGGCGGGCAGATGCTGCGCCAGTTCGGCAGTGGGCTTCCTTACGGCACCATCGCGGTGAACTTCCTTGGCTCGCTGGTGGGTGGCTTCCTGGTGGTATGGCTGGAAGATCGCGGCCAGCCGGCGCTGTACCTGCGCGCGTTCCTGATCGTGGGCATCCTGGGCGGCCTGACCACGTTTTCGTCGCTGATGATGGAAAGCCTGATCTTCGTGCGCACGGGCCGCGGAATGGCCATGCTCGCCAACTTGGGCATCAGTCTGGCGGGCGGTTTGTTGCTGGTGTTTGCCGGTGCCTGGCTTGCGAGCCAGCTGCGGCCTTCGGCCTGAAGTCGCTTTCCTGTAGAGCGGACCTTGTTGCAATCCCCTTTTTGGGACTCCGCTGAAGCTTGCCCTGGGTCTGGCCGAAGAGCAGCGCAACAAGCTCCGCTCTACAAGGGCGCAGGAGCTGCACTGCACGGCTTCAGCGTTTGAAGCGGTAGTGCGCCACCATCCATTCGTTGCCATTGGCATAGCCGAACAATTCCGCGCAGGCCATCCAGAACATGCGCCAGCGCTGATACCAGCGGCCGGCATCAGCCACGCCGTAAGCCTGGCGCATCAGGCCCATGACCTGGTCGTGGTTGGCGTCCTGGTTTTCCAGCCAGGCGTTGGCGGTCTTCTGGTAATGCGTCCCCGGCAGCAGCCAGCGCTCTTCGATGGTCAGCTGTTCCTGGAACTTGAGTAGCGTATCGGCCGCCGGCATCAACCCGCCGGTGAAGAAGTGCCGGCCCATCCAGGGGTCATCGCCTTCGGCCTCGAACAGGTACAGCAGCTCGCGATGGCAGAACAGATGCACGAACAGCTTGCCGCCGGGCTTGAGCCAGCCGGCCACGCGCGACAGCAGCTCCTGGTAGTTGCGCATGTGTTCGAACATCTCGATCGAGACCACGCGGTCGAAGACCGCCTCCGGCAGCTGCAGCGCATTGATGTTGGCGGTGATGACCTCGACGTTGAAGATCGCGCGTTCGCGGCAGCGGGCTTCGATGAATTCCTTCTGCAGGCGCGAGTTGGACACCGCGGTGATCGTCGCCCGCGGATAGCGCTCGGCCATCCACAGTGTCAGTGAGCCCCAGCTGCAGCCCAGTTCCAGGATGTGGTTGGCGTTAACCAGTTCGGCGCGTTCGCAGTACAGGCGCAGCATCTTCTCTTCGGCCTGGCTCAGGTCGGTGGTGGTGTCGTCCCAGAAGCAGCTGCTGTACTTGAGGTTCTTGCCCAGGCACAGGCGGAAGAACTCCTGCGGCAGCTCGTGCTGCTGGCGGCTGGCGCCCTGGGGTTCCACGGCGATGGCGTCTTCGCGCAGGCCATCCAGCCAGGCCTGTTGGCGCGCGAACACCGCATCGGTGCCACCCTTGCGTTGGTCCTTCAGGCGCTGGGCGCACATGCGGCGGATGCCCATGCGCAGCAGGGCATCGGGCAGGCGGCCGGACTCGGCCAGGCGCGTAGCGAGGTTCTCGCGGACTTCCATTTCCTCGGAAGCAGGCGTTTGCACGGACATCAGATTCTCCAGGAGCAATCAGTGTTTTAGAGGCGGGAAGCGTGCCGATGGCACGCCTCACCCACGCCGCAACCTTGCAGCGATGACGCCTCGGTGTGTCCAGATCCCCGCGACACGGTACAGGAAGCCCCAGCTGGGTGCATTTCCGCATCGCAGCGGCGGTCGCCCACGCTGCCCGCGGGGCGGTGTCGCGCCGGAGGCTGCAGCTAACGCAGTCGGGCTGTTGTCTGACCCGCAGGCGCGTCCCATGCTGATGGCACGGGCGGGCTGGATCATTCAAGTTGACGGCACCCCGTGCGCGCAAAGGAATGCCGCGATGAGATTGATCCTGCTGCTGGGACTGTGCCTGTTGACGGAAGGTGCCGGCGCACAGTCCGTCTACAAATGCCGTGATGCGGCCGGCACCGTCGTCTACCAGTCCGATGCCTGTGCCGGGATCACCGAGAAGCAATGGACGACGGACCCCAACATCGGAGCGACCACGACAGAGCGCAACGCGGCCGAGCGCAGCATCGAGCGCGACCGTCAGTACCTGAAGTCCAGCAACCGCGTTCCCGCCGCGCGCAGTACCCGACGTTCCCATGCGCCACGGGCCAGCGCGCCCAGTCCCTGCGAACGCGCGCGCCAGGCGCGTGCAGCCGCGCACGAGCGCAAGGGCGTGCGCTGGTCCTACAGCGACGCTTCGTCCTGGGATGCACGGGTGTTCAAGGTCTGTCGCTGACTTCAGCGCGCCGTGCCCCTGGCGCTGATCGCGACGAAGCTCGCCTTGGCAGGCGTTGCTTCTCGTGAGGTGGAGCTGACGGCAGATAGATTGATTATCGAAATCAAGATTGATCAATGCGTTTCCAGGTGCCAGATTGCCGCCTGCGATGTGGATGCACCAGATGCGGAAGGACGATGCGCCAGACGGCCCGTCGGTCACCTGCGATCCAGACGCCTTGTCCTTTTTCGTAGATCAGATCCGACCATGAACACCGCCCACCGCAAGCCCTTGCCTGGCACCCAGCTGGACTATTTCGATACGCGCGCGGCGGTCGATGCGCTGCAACCCGGCGCCTACGACACGCTGCCCTACACCAGCCGCGTGCATGCCGAAAACCTGGTCCGGCGCTGCGACCCGGCGCTGCTGGATGCGGCGCTGATGCAGCTGATCGAACGTCGGCGCGACCTGGATTTCCCGTGGTTCCCGGCGCGCGTGGTCTGCCACGACATCCTGGGCCAGACCGCGCTGGTGGACCTGGCCGGGCTGCGCGATGCGATTGCGGAGCAGGGCGGCGACCCGGCCCAGGTCAATCCGGTGGTGCCGACCCAGCTGATCGTCGATCACTCGCTGGCGGTGGAATACGCCGGCTTCGACAAGCAGGCGTTCGCCAAGAACCGTGCGGTGGAAGACCGCCGCAACGAAGACCGGTTTCATTTCATCGACTGGACCAAGCGCGCGTTCAAGAACGTGGACGTGATTCCACCGGGCAACGGGATCATGCATCAGATCAACCTGGAGCGGATGTCGCCAGTGGTCCACGCCATCGACGGCGTGGCGTATCCGGATACGCTGGTCGGCACCGATAGCCACACCCCGCACGTGGACGCGCTCGGCGTGATTGCCATTGGCGTAGGCGGATTGGAAGCGGAAAGCGTGATGCTGGGCCGCGCCTCGTGGATGCGGCTGCCGGACATCATCGGTGTCGAACTCAGCGGCCGGCCGCAGCCGGACATCACCGCCACCGACGTGGTGCTGGCGCTGACCGAATTCCTGCGCAAGGAAAAGGTCGTCGGCGCTTACCTGGAATTTTTCGGCGAAGGCGCCGACGCGCTGACCATTGGCGACCGCGCCACGATTTCCAACATGACGCCCGAATTCGGTGCGACCGCGGCGATGTTCTACATCGACCAGCAGACCATCGACTACCTGCGCCTGACCGGTCGCGAGGATGCGCAGGTCAAACTGGTCGAAACCTATGCCAGGACCACCGGGCTGTGGGCCGATGCACTGAAGACCGCGCAATACGAGCGCGTGCTGCGCTTCGACCTGTCCGGCGTGGTGCGCAACATGGCTGGCCCGTCCAACCCGCACAAGCGCGTGGCCACGGCCGAGCTGGCCGCGCGCGGCATCGCCGACGAAACCAAGCTGGAGGCTGGCAAGGCCGAACAGGCGCAAGGCCTGATGCCCGATGGCGCGGTGATCATCGCCGCCATCACCAGCTGCACCAACACCTCCAACCCGCGCAACGTGATCGCCGCCGGCCTGATCGCGCGTAATGCCAACGCGCGTGGACTGACCCGCAAGCCGTGGGTCAAAACTTCGCTGGCGCCAGGCTCCAAGGCCGTGCAGCTGTACCTGGAAGAAGCCAGGCTGCTGCCGGAGCTGGAACACCTGGGCTTCGGCATCGTCGCCTTCGCCTGCACGACCTGCAATGGCATGAGTGGCGCGCTGGATCCGAAGATCCAGCAGGAAGTGATCGACCGCGACCTGTACGCCACCGCGGTGCTGTCAGGCAACCGCAACTTCGATGGCCGCATCCATCCGTATGCCAAGCAGGCATTCCTGGCCTCGCCACCGCTGGTGGTGGCCTATGCGATTGCCGGCACCGTGCGCTTCGACATCGAAAAGGACGTGCTGGGCCTGGATCACGACGGCAAGCCGGTCACACTGAAGGACATCTGGCCCAGTGATGCGGAGATCGATGCCATCGTCGCCGCGAGCGTCAAGCCCGAGCACTTCCGCCAGGTCTACGACCCGATGTTCGCGCGCACCGCGCAGACCGGCGCGAAGATCGATCCGCTGTATGCGTGGCGCCCGCAGAGCACCTACATCCGGCGTCCACCGTACTGGGAAGGCGCATTGGCGGGCGAACGCACGCTGCGTGGCATGCGGCCGCTGGCGGTGCTGGGCGACAACATCACCACCGACCATCTGTCGCCATCCAACGCGATCCTGGGCAGCAGCGCGGCCGGCGAATACCTGGCGAAGATGGGCTTGCCGGAGGAAGACTTCAATTCCTACGCCACCCATCGCGGCGACCACCTCACTGCTCAGCGTGCGACCTTCGCCAATCCGAAACTGATCAATGAAATGGCTGTGGTAGACGGGCAGGTCAAGCCCGGTTCGTTGACCCGGATCGAACCGGACGGGCAGGTCACGCGCATGTGGGAAGCGATCGAAACCTACATGGAGCGCAAGCAGCCGTTGATCATCATTGCCGGTGCCGACTATGGCCAGGGCAGTTCGCGCGACTGGGCTGCCAAGGGCGTGCGCCTGGCCGGCGTGGAAGCCATCGTCGCCGAAGGCTTCGAACGCATCCACCGCACCAATCTGGTCGGGATGGGCGTGCTGCCGTTGGAGTTCAAGCCCGGGACCGACCGCAAGACGCTGGGCATCGACGGCACCGAAACCTTCGACGTGATCGGCACGCCGACGCCGCGTGCCGACCTGCAACTGGTGATTCATCGCAAAGACGGCGCGCGCCAGGAGGTCAGTGTGACCTGCCGCCTGGACACGGCAGAAGAAGTCGCCATCTACGACGCCGGCGGCGTGTTGCAGCGCTTCGCGCAGGACTTCCTGGCCTCGGCAAAAGCGGCTTAAGGATCAAGGGCATGGCATTCGCAGCACAGATCAGGATCCCTGCCACCTACATGCGTGGTGGCACCAGCAAAGGCGTGTTCTTCCGGCTGCAGGACCTGCCGGCCAACGCGCAGGCCCACGGAGCCGAACGCGACCGGTTGCTGATGCGGGTGATCGGCAGTCCCGATCCGTACGGCAAGCAGATCGACGGCATGGGCGGGGCGACTTCTAGCACCAGCAAGACGGTGATCGTCTCGGCCAGCCACCGGCCCGATCACGATGTCGACTACCTGTTCGGCCAGGTGTCCATCGACAGTGCATTCGTCGACTGGAGCGGCAACTGCGGCAACCTGTCGGCGGCGGTCGGTCCATTCGCAATCAGCAATGGCCTGGTCGATCCGGCGCGCGTGCCGCGCGATGGCATTGCCACCGTGCGGATCTGGCAGGCCAATATCGGCAAGACCATCATCGCGCACGTGCCGATGGTTGCAGGCGCGGTGCAGGAAACCGGCGACTTCGAACTCGATGGCGTGACCTTTCCCGCGGCCGAAGTGCAGCTGGAATTCCTCGACCCGGCCGATGATGCAGAAGGCGACGGCGGGGCAATGTTCCCCACCGGCAACGTGGTCGACACGCTGGAAGTGCCGGGCGTCGGCAGCTTCGACGCGACCCTGATCAACGCCGGCATTCCCACGATCTTCCTCAACGCCGCCGACCTCGGCTACACCGGTACCGAACTGCAGGACGCCATCAATGGCGATCCACAAGCGCTGGCCAGGTTTGAAACCATCCGTGCCCATGGCGCGGTGCGCATGGGCCTGATCGATGACGTCAGCGAAGCGGCCAAGCGCCAGCACACGCCCAAGGTCGCCTTTGTTGCGCCACCTGCGGGCTACACCGCGTCCAGCGGTAAAGTGGTGGCACTGGGCGATGTCGACCTGCTGGTGCGTGCGATGTCGATGGGCAAGCTGCACCACGCGATGATGGGCACGGCTGCCGTGGCCATCGGCACGGCGGCGGCCATTCCCGGCACGCTGGTGAACCTGGCTGCCGGCGGCGGCAAGCGCCAGGCCGTGCGCTTCGGCCATCCCTCCGGCACCTTGCGGGTTGGCGCCGAAGCGACCCAGATCGATGGAAGCTGGACCGTGCGCAAGGCGATCATGAGCCGCAGTGCGCGCGTGTTGATGGAAGGTTGGGTACGCGTTCCGGGTTGAGGTCACGGCTTCGAGACAGGGGCAAGGCGGGCAAGGCCATGGAGGAGGGTGCACGCCGCAAGGCATGCGAAAATCCAACCATCCGTCTTTCCCGAACTCCGCGAGCCAGCTCATGAATCCAGCGACGCCTTTCCCCATCGGTACACCCGGCAAGCCTTGGGGCACGGCCGAAAAGGCCGAGTGGCGTTCACGCCAGGTCGTCCGGCGCAGCTACCAGCAGGAAGTCGTCGAACCGATCAAAAAATTGCGCGATCACTTCGATGTCCTGCAGTACGGACAGCTCGACTATGCGCCGGACCAGTTCCCTTTGTACGCCGTGCGCAGCCGCGACTGGGACGACACGCTGCCCACGGCCCTGGTCACCGGCGGCGTGCACGGCTATGAAACCAGTGGCGTGCAGGGTGCGCTGCAATTCCTGAGGCAGCATGCAGCCGACTATGCCGGGCGCTACAACCTGCTGATCGCGCCCTGCATCAGCCCCTGGGGTTACGAGCGCATCCAGCGGTGGAACGCCGATGCGGTGGATCCGAACCGTTCGTTCCATGCGGACAGTCCGGCCCAGGAGTCGGCCGCCCTGATGCAGCTGGTCGCGCCACTGGATGGACAGGTCCTGGTGCACATCGACCTGCACGAAACGACCGACAGCGATGAATCCGAATTCCGTCCCGCGCTGGCTGCCCGCGACGGCGTGCCCTATGAACCGGACGGCATTCCCGACGGCTTCTACCTGGTGGGCGACAGCGAGAACCCGCAGCCGGCATTCCAGCAGGCCGTGATCGCGGAGGTGGCCAAGGTGACCCACATCGCGCCAGCCGACGGCAACGGCCAGATCATCGGTTCGCCGGTGGTGGCACCGGGCGTCATCAACTACACCGTCAAACGTTCGGGCCTGTGCGCCGGCGTGACCAATGCCACCTTCACCACGACCACCGAGGTCTACCCGGACAGTCCGCGGGCCACGCCACAACAGTGCAACGACGCGCAGGTCGCCGCCGTACGCGCCGCGCTGGACTACGCGCTGGCGCAGGGCTGAAACCGCCCGGGTCCGTCAGGGGCCGGCGTTCCAGCGCAGGATCACCGGCGCGCCTTCGTGCCGGACATCGACGCCGAGCAAGCTGATCGTTGCCGGATCAAGCACCAGGTGCCGGCCCAGTTCGATGGGCTGGCCGAGCCATCGCGCCGTCAGCACGCGTCCGAAATGTCCATGCGTGAACAGCGCCACGTTGCCCGTCAGGCCGCGCAGGCGTTCAACCAGGTGATCGGCGCGGGCCGCGACCGCCAGTGGCGTTTCGCCGCCAGGACAGCCGTCGTGCCAGATCTCCCAACCGGGCCGGTCGGCCAGGATTTCAGCCGAGCGCCGGCCTTCATCCTCGCCGTAGTCCCATTCGGCCAGGTCCGGATCCACGCTGGCCAGCGCGCTCAGGCCGGCCAGCGCGCAGGTGTCCTGGGCCCGGCGCCGCGGGCTGCTCAGCACGGTGGAGAAGGAGACGCCAGCCAGCGCCGGTGCCAGTTCGCGCGCCATCTGCTGGCCACGCGCGGTCAGCGGGATATCGGTACGCCCGGTATGACGACCGGACAACGACCATTCGGTCTCGCCATGACGGACGAGGAAGATCTGCAGTGGCGCGATGGACATCGAAGACGTGCTGGTTTGATGGTTCAAGGGACGGATGCCAGGGCAATGGCATGCCAGCGTCGCACACGCCGTGTCATGACGCCCACGCCTTTGGAAGCGCGGCAGCACGCGTACGCTAAAAATATGCGCTGTTGAACCTGGCGGTGTCCTGGCATTCCGCCAGGTGGAAGCCGCACGGGCCTTCGCCCTGATCGAGCCATCTGAGTGATGGTCGATGAGGTGATTGCGGCGAGGTCAGGCGCGCGCCCGAACCCGATCAGGGTTGCCCAACTCGCTCGCCATGAAAGCTGTGGAGCGTCGTTGCCCGTGGACTGAACCAGGTTGATCTGGCTCCTTCAGAAAAGCGCCATCTGTGCGGTGCTGGATGACTGGATGAATCGCGCACGTTTGGTTGAGCGGGTCGCATGTCGAACCTGCGGGTTGCCGGGGCTGCTCTTGCCGCCGGCCTTCGCATGGCCGGTGCCGATTGTGCGATTGAGGCCCGAATCAGGACCAAACCACAGATCCAATTGGTCGACGTTGGGCTTCCGTTGTTCCATGTTCGATATGCAGCGCCGCTCGGTTTGGCCAGGAAGCGACGTTGTAGAGCGGAAAAATGGGGTGCGGATCATAGAGGGTCCAGATCAATGCGACAACGCTGATGCAGGTGCCGCGACGTGCGCCCGCATCGAGGTCTTCCGCGGAAGCTGAAACACGCCTCCAGTTGCGGCGCTGCCCCGATCGGATGGAATGGGGCGACGGGGTGTCCCAACTTTGCGAAGATGTGCGCCATCGATCGATTGGGCCCACGCACGGAGGGGCGACTTGAGCAGCACAGGGACTTCAATTTCGCTTTTCAAGCTGGTTCCTGGTGAGTTGTTCCGGCCGCTGGCCTCTCCCAATCGCGAACATCACTGGCTGTTGCTATGCCGACTGTTCGACGAGTTCTTCGGCCCCGACGCACCGATGCCGCCCAGCGTGGGCCTGCCCAGGCGGGACATTACTGCGGCGATCGAGCGCTACCTGCTGACCGACGACCCCTGGGAAACCGAGGAAGGCGACGTGCCCGATGCACCGCTGCCGGCGCGCGCGCAGACCTTGTACGAGCGCTTCCGCAGTGCGGGCTGGCTGCGGCAGGAGCGGGTGGGCGCGCGCGAGATGGTGTCCATGCCGCCACTGGTGGCCCAGCTGCTGTCCACCCTGATCGACTTCAGCGAGCACGGGCCGACGTTCGTGTCGGCCAAGGTGCGCTCGATCGAGCTGCAGCTACAGCAGGTGGTGGAGGGCAGGGCCGGCGCCGATGCATTGGACGAGGCGGCCGACCAGGCACGCAAGCTGCTGGTGTCGCTGTCCTCGATGAGCCTGCAGGTGCGCGACCTGATGCCCGAGCTGAGCAAGGCCGAGAGCACGGCGCAGTTCGCCCGCCAGTGGTTCGAGCGCTACGTGGGTCAGTTCTTCATCGGCGACTACGCCGACCTGCACCGGGCCGACCATCCGCTGGCGCGGCGCAGTTCGATCCTGGCCATGGTCCAGCAGATCGAATCGACCGGGCTGCGAGACCGCCTGCAGGCCTGGTACGGCGAGCATCTGAATGGCCATGATCCCGAGCGCGCCAGCGGCCGCCTGCAGCGCAGCCTGCGCCGCCTGCACGAGCTGGACCGGATCGGCGAGTACCTGGGACGCCTGGATGACGACATCCGCCAGGCCAACCGTCGGGCGTTGGCCTTCATCGACTATCGCCTGCGCGCGCCCGACAAGCTCGACGTGCTGCTGCAGCGCGCCTGTCGTGGTGCGTTGAACGCGCCGGAAGATGCCCTGCGCATGCCGGTCGGGCCGGGCGGATTGATGAATGCCGAACGCCTGCGTGCGCCGCGCCAGAAACCCCAGCCCATCGCCCGCAGCGCCAACGCCAGCCAGCAGCCCACCGCCGAACAGCTGGCCCGCCTGAGCCTGCTGCGGCGGATCAAGCGCGCGCGCCTGGTCACGCC
Proteins encoded in this window:
- the prpF gene encoding 2-methylaconitate cis-trans isomerase PrpF produces the protein MAFAAQIRIPATYMRGGTSKGVFFRLQDLPANAQAHGAERDRLLMRVIGSPDPYGKQIDGMGGATSSTSKTVIVSASHRPDHDVDYLFGQVSIDSAFVDWSGNCGNLSAAVGPFAISNGLVDPARVPRDGIATVRIWQANIGKTIIAHVPMVAGAVQETGDFELDGVTFPAAEVQLEFLDPADDAEGDGGAMFPTGNVVDTLEVPGVGSFDATLINAGIPTIFLNAADLGYTGTELQDAINGDPQALARFETIRAHGAVRMGLIDDVSEAAKRQHTPKVAFVAPPAGYTASSGKVVALGDVDLLVRAMSMGKLHHAMMGTAAVAIGTAAAIPGTLVNLAAGGGKRQAVRFGHPSGTLRVGAEATQIDGSWTVRKAIMSRSARVLMEGWVRVPG
- the acnD gene encoding Fe/S-dependent 2-methylisocitrate dehydratase AcnD, whose product is MNTAHRKPLPGTQLDYFDTRAAVDALQPGAYDTLPYTSRVHAENLVRRCDPALLDAALMQLIERRRDLDFPWFPARVVCHDILGQTALVDLAGLRDAIAEQGGDPAQVNPVVPTQLIVDHSLAVEYAGFDKQAFAKNRAVEDRRNEDRFHFIDWTKRAFKNVDVIPPGNGIMHQINLERMSPVVHAIDGVAYPDTLVGTDSHTPHVDALGVIAIGVGGLEAESVMLGRASWMRLPDIIGVELSGRPQPDITATDVVLALTEFLRKEKVVGAYLEFFGEGADALTIGDRATISNMTPEFGATAAMFYIDQQTIDYLRLTGREDAQVKLVETYARTTGLWADALKTAQYERVLRFDLSGVVRNMAGPSNPHKRVATAELAARGIADETKLEAGKAEQAQGLMPDGAVIIAAITSCTNTSNPRNVIAAGLIARNANARGLTRKPWVKTSLAPGSKAVQLYLEEARLLPELEHLGFGIVAFACTTCNGMSGALDPKIQQEVIDRDLYATAVLSGNRNFDGRIHPYAKQAFLASPPLVVAYAIAGTVRFDIEKDVLGLDHDGKPVTLKDIWPSDAEIDAIVAASVKPEHFRQVYDPMFARTAQTGAKIDPLYAWRPQSTYIRRPPYWEGALAGERTLRGMRPLAVLGDNITTDHLSPSNAILGSSAAGEYLAKMGLPEEDFNSYATHRGDHLTAQRATFANPKLINEMAVVDGQVKPGSLTRIEPDGQVTRMWEAIETYMERKQPLIIIAGADYGQGSSRDWAAKGVRLAGVEAIVAEGFERIHRTNLVGMGVLPLEFKPGTDRKTLGIDGTETFDVIGTPTPRADLQLVIHRKDGARQEVSVTCRLDTAEEVAIYDAGGVLQRFAQDFLASAKAA
- a CDS encoding histidine phosphatase family protein is translated as MSIAPLQIFLVRHGETEWSLSGRHTGRTDIPLTARGQQMARELAPALAGVSFSTVLSSPRRRAQDTCALAGLSALASVDPDLAEWDYGEDEGRRSAEILADRPGWEIWHDGCPGGETPLAVAARADHLVERLRGLTGNVALFTHGHFGRVLTARWLGQPIELGRHLVLDPATISLLGVDVRHEGAPVILRWNAGP
- a CDS encoding M14 family metallocarboxypeptidase, whose product is MNPATPFPIGTPGKPWGTAEKAEWRSRQVVRRSYQQEVVEPIKKLRDHFDVLQYGQLDYAPDQFPLYAVRSRDWDDTLPTALVTGGVHGYETSGVQGALQFLRQHAADYAGRYNLLIAPCISPWGYERIQRWNADAVDPNRSFHADSPAQESAALMQLVAPLDGQVLVHIDLHETTDSDESEFRPALAARDGVPYEPDGIPDGFYLVGDSENPQPAFQQAVIAEVAKVTHIAPADGNGQIIGSPVVAPGVINYTVKRSGLCAGVTNATFTTTTEVYPDSPRATPQQCNDAQVAAVRAALDYALAQG